A part of Streptomyces sp. NBC_01235 genomic DNA contains:
- a CDS encoding PLD nuclease N-terminal domain-containing protein yields the protein MLRYLPFLLVLALWIYAFIDCLNTPEEEVRGLPKVVWVIIILLFGEVLVGPVAWLVAGKARRGPGGGATPSEWHRGHRTEFVAPDDNPEFLKSLKDENKKDERLLKDWEADLRRREEELKRRESGEDPQPPQS from the coding sequence ATGCTCAGGTATCTGCCGTTCCTGCTGGTCCTGGCGCTGTGGATCTATGCCTTCATCGACTGCCTGAACACCCCCGAGGAGGAGGTGCGGGGGCTGCCGAAGGTGGTGTGGGTCATCATCATCCTGCTCTTCGGCGAGGTGCTCGTCGGGCCGGTCGCCTGGTTGGTGGCCGGCAAGGCGCGCCGCGGGCCCGGGGGTGGCGCCACGCCGTCGGAGTGGCACCGCGGCCACCGCACGGAGTTCGTCGCGCCGGACGACAACCCCGAGTTCCTCAAGTCCCTGAAGGACGAGAACAAGAAGGACGAGAGGCTCCTCAAGGACTGGGAGGCCGACCTGCGCCGCCGCGAGGAGGAGCTGAAGCGCCGCGAGTCCGGCGAGGACCCGCAGCCTCCGCAGAGCTGA
- a CDS encoding menaquinone biosynthesis decarboxylase, translated as MAYDDLRSLLRALEREGDLKRVKAEVDPYLEVGEIVDRVQKSGGPALLFENVKGSTMPLAMNVFGTDRRLLKALGLKSYGAISEKIGGLLRPELPHGFVGVREAFGKLGAMTHVPPKKVKPGDAPVQEVVLYGDEVDLDALPALFTWPQDGGSFFNLGLTHTKDPESGIRNLGLYRLQRHDKRTIGMHWQIHKDSRNHYQVAARKGEKLPVAIAFGCPPAVTYASTAPLPGDIDEYLFAGFIAGRRIEMVDCKTVPLQVPAQAEVVIEGWLEPGEMLPEGPFGDHTGFYTPQEPFPALKIDCVTMRKRPLLQSIVVGRPPTEDGPLGRATERFFLPLLKIIVPDIVDYHLPEAGGFHNCAIVSIDKKYPKHAQKVMHAIWGAHMMSLTKLIVVVDSDCDVHDLHEVAWRALGNTDYARDLSLVEGPVDHLDHASYQQFWGGKAGIDATKKWPEEGYTRDGGWPEMVLSDPETAAKVDRRWKEYGL; from the coding sequence ATGGCTTACGACGATCTTCGTTCCCTGCTCAGGGCACTGGAACGCGAAGGCGACCTCAAGCGCGTCAAGGCCGAGGTCGATCCGTATCTGGAGGTCGGGGAGATCGTCGACCGGGTCCAGAAGTCCGGTGGCCCGGCGCTGCTCTTCGAGAACGTGAAGGGCTCCACCATGCCCCTCGCGATGAACGTGTTCGGCACCGACCGCCGCCTGCTGAAGGCGCTGGGGCTGAAGTCCTACGGCGCGATCAGCGAGAAGATCGGCGGCCTGCTGCGCCCCGAGCTGCCGCACGGGTTCGTCGGCGTGCGCGAGGCGTTCGGGAAGCTCGGCGCGATGACGCACGTGCCGCCGAAGAAGGTGAAGCCGGGGGACGCGCCCGTCCAGGAGGTCGTCCTGTACGGCGACGAGGTCGACCTCGACGCCCTCCCCGCCCTCTTCACCTGGCCGCAGGACGGCGGCTCCTTCTTCAACCTGGGGCTCACCCACACCAAGGACCCGGAGTCCGGGATCCGCAACCTCGGCCTGTACCGGCTCCAGCGCCACGACAAGCGCACGATCGGCATGCACTGGCAGATCCACAAGGACAGCCGCAACCACTACCAGGTCGCGGCGCGCAAGGGCGAGAAGCTCCCCGTGGCGATCGCCTTCGGCTGCCCGCCCGCCGTCACCTACGCCTCCACCGCCCCGCTCCCCGGCGACATCGACGAGTACCTCTTCGCCGGGTTCATCGCGGGCAGGCGGATCGAGATGGTCGACTGCAAGACGGTGCCGTTGCAGGTGCCGGCGCAGGCGGAGGTCGTGATCGAGGGCTGGCTGGAGCCGGGCGAGATGCTCCCGGAGGGCCCCTTCGGCGACCACACCGGCTTCTACACCCCGCAGGAGCCGTTCCCGGCCCTGAAGATCGACTGCGTGACGATGCGGAAGCGGCCGCTGCTCCAGTCGATCGTCGTCGGCCGCCCGCCGACGGAGGACGGCCCCCTGGGCCGCGCCACGGAGCGCTTCTTCCTCCCGCTCCTGAAGATCATCGTCCCGGACATCGTGGACTACCACCTCCCCGAGGCCGGCGGCTTCCACAACTGCGCGATCGTCTCGATCGACAAGAAGTACCCCAAGCACGCGCAGAAGGTCATGCACGCGATCTGGGGCGCCCACATGATGTCCCTGACCAAGCTGATCGTGGTCGTCGACTCCGACTGCGACGTCCACGACCTGCACGAGGTCGCCTGGCGGGCGCTCGGCAACACGGACTACGCCCGCGACCTGTCCCTCGTCGAAGGCCCCGTCGACCACCTCGACCACGCCTCCTACCAGCAGTTCTGGGGCGGCAAGGCGGGCATCGACGCCACGAAGAAGTGGCCCGAGGAGGGCTACACACGGGACGGCGGCTGGCCGGAGATGGTCCTGTCCGACCCGGAGACGGCGGCGAAGGTCGACCGCCGCTGGAAGGAGTACGGGCTGTGA
- the mqnP gene encoding menaquinone biosynthesis prenyltransferase MqnP, translated as MSSASAAIPQPGRTKAFLRLVMIEHSVFALPFAYIATLTAMFQKDGNIHWGRLLLVTVCMVGLRTFAMAVNRIIDREIDARNPRTAHRELVTGAMSVKHAWTGALIAVAVFLGSAAMLNPLCLALAPVAVIPMVVYPYGKRFTNFPQAILGLAQAMGPIGGWLAITGEWSWDAVILGLAVGIWIGGFDLIYACQDVETDREIGVMSVPARFGIPAAIRGARVCHAITTALFVWYALATDAGAFFWLGLLIVAGAFVYEHTIVRPHDLSRLNRAFFSTNGFIGISLFVCALIDLLVRGLTV; from the coding sequence GTGAGTTCCGCATCAGCCGCGATCCCGCAGCCGGGGCGCACCAAGGCGTTCCTGCGCCTGGTGATGATCGAGCACTCCGTCTTCGCGCTCCCCTTCGCCTACATCGCCACCCTGACCGCGATGTTCCAGAAGGACGGCAACATCCACTGGGGCAGGCTGCTGCTGGTCACCGTCTGCATGGTGGGCCTGCGCACCTTCGCCATGGCGGTCAACCGGATCATCGACCGTGAGATCGACGCCCGCAACCCTCGCACGGCCCATCGCGAACTGGTGACGGGCGCGATGTCGGTCAAGCACGCCTGGACCGGCGCGCTGATCGCCGTCGCCGTGTTCCTCGGCTCGGCGGCCATGCTCAACCCGCTCTGCCTCGCCCTCGCCCCCGTCGCGGTCATCCCGATGGTGGTGTATCCGTACGGCAAACGGTTCACGAACTTCCCGCAGGCCATCCTGGGTCTGGCCCAGGCGATGGGCCCGATCGGCGGCTGGCTGGCGATCACCGGCGAGTGGTCCTGGGACGCGGTGATCCTGGGCCTGGCGGTGGGCATCTGGATCGGCGGCTTCGACCTGATCTACGCCTGCCAGGACGTCGAGACCGACCGCGAGATCGGCGTCATGTCGGTCCCGGCCCGCTTCGGCATCCCGGCGGCGATCCGGGGCGCCCGCGTCTGCCACGCGATCACGACGGCCCTGTTCGTCTGGTACGCCCTCGCCACCGACGCCGGCGCGTTCTTCTGGCTCGGCCTGCTGATCGTCGCGGGCGCGTTCGTCTACGAGCACACGATCGTGCGGCCCCATGACCTGTCCCGCCTGAACAGGGCGTTCTTCTCGACGAACGGTTTCATCGGCATCAGCCTGTTCGTGTGCGCGCTGATCGACCTGCTGGTGCGGGGGCTCACGGTGTAG
- a CDS encoding UbiX family flavin prenyltransferase yields MPWIVGVSGASGTPYAAAVLRALLAVGESVDLVVSRASRLTLLDETGISFRDAHWRDDLREWLTRGADGKPGTFDVDLGGGHDVDPVRYWGAGDLAAGPSSGSYPAKGMLIVPASTACVAGVALGLSKDLLQRAASVTLKERRTLVVAVRETPLNGQTLRHLVALDDAGASVVPASPAFYAGATHIQDLVDFVAGRVLDAAGVAHGLYRRWDGELGGASGPRAT; encoded by the coding sequence GTGCCTTGGATCGTGGGGGTGTCCGGGGCGTCCGGTACGCCCTATGCCGCCGCCGTACTGCGTGCGCTGCTCGCCGTGGGCGAGAGCGTGGACCTGGTGGTCAGCCGGGCCTCGCGGCTCACGCTGCTCGACGAGACCGGGATCTCCTTCCGGGACGCGCACTGGCGGGACGACCTGCGGGAATGGCTGACGCGGGGGGCCGACGGCAAGCCGGGCACCTTTGACGTGGACCTCGGCGGCGGCCATGACGTCGACCCGGTGCGGTACTGGGGCGCGGGAGATCTCGCCGCCGGGCCGTCCTCGGGGTCGTATCCCGCCAAGGGGATGCTGATCGTCCCCGCCTCGACGGCCTGTGTCGCCGGTGTCGCCCTCGGGCTCTCCAAGGACCTCCTCCAGCGGGCGGCGAGCGTGACGCTCAAGGAGCGCCGGACGCTCGTCGTCGCCGTACGGGAGACGCCGCTGAACGGGCAGACGCTCCGTCACCTCGTCGCCCTGGACGACGCGGGCGCGAGTGTCGTGCCCGCCTCGCCGGCCTTCTACGCGGGCGCCACCCACATCCAGGACCTGGTGGACTTCGTCGCCGGCCGGGTCCTCGACGCGGCGGGGGTCGCGCACGGGCTGTATCGCCGGTGGGACGGCGAGCTGGGCGGCGCGAGCGGACCCCGGGCCACGTGA
- a CDS encoding Lrp/AsnC family transcriptional regulator: MDAVDRQLIQALRENGRASYAELGRLVGLSGPSVTDRINRLEAAGVITGYRATVNAAQLGLGVTALIGISLSDAADHEDVANRMKDLSEIEDCWFIAGDDSFMLKVRANDVDGLERIIRRLSGTKGVSRTRTTIVLSTKWENRVGELPEEV, encoded by the coding sequence ATGGACGCGGTGGACAGGCAGCTCATCCAGGCCCTGAGGGAGAACGGCCGGGCCTCCTACGCGGAGTTGGGGCGCCTCGTCGGACTGTCGGGACCCAGTGTCACCGACCGCATCAACCGGCTGGAGGCGGCCGGTGTCATCACCGGCTACCGCGCCACGGTGAACGCCGCCCAGCTCGGCCTCGGCGTCACCGCCCTCATCGGCATCTCCCTCTCCGACGCCGCCGACCACGAGGACGTGGCGAACCGGATGAAGGACCTCAGCGAGATCGAGGACTGCTGGTTCATCGCCGGCGACGACTCGTTCATGCTCAAGGTGCGGGCGAACGACGTGGACGGGCTGGAGCGGATCATCCGGCGGCTGTCGGGAACGAAGGGCGTCTCCCGGACCCGTACGACCATCGTGCTCTCCACGAAGTGGGAGAACCGGGTCGGGGAGCTGCCGGAAGAGGTCTGA
- the mqnE gene encoding aminofutalosine synthase MqnE, with translation MDVGLKRELEEKVRAGERLTREDGIALYESDDLAWLGGLAHEVRTRKNGDVVHFNVNRHLNMTNVCTASCAYCSFQRKPGEKDAYTMRIEEAVKLAKAMESDNLTELHIVNGLHPNLPWRYYPRSLRELKAALPDVSLKAFTATEIHHFETISGLSASEILDELIDAGLESLTGGGAEIFDWEVRRHIVDHRTHWEDWSRIHRLAHEKGLKTPCTMLYGHIEEPRHRVDHVLRLRELQDETGGFQVFIPLRYQHDFVDMKDGKVRNRLQARTQMATGAEALKTFAVSRLLFDNVPHVKVFWVMHGVQTAQLALQHGADDMDGSVVEYKITHDADNYGTPNKLTREDLLDLIRDAGFRPVERNTRYEIIREYDGPDPARREAPQPMRV, from the coding sequence ATGGACGTCGGGCTCAAGCGCGAGCTGGAGGAGAAGGTCAGGGCCGGTGAGCGGCTGACCCGCGAGGACGGCATCGCGCTGTACGAGTCGGACGATCTGGCCTGGCTGGGCGGTCTCGCGCACGAGGTGCGCACGCGCAAGAACGGCGACGTCGTCCACTTCAACGTCAACCGTCACCTCAACATGACCAACGTGTGCACCGCGTCCTGCGCCTACTGCTCCTTCCAGCGCAAGCCGGGGGAGAAGGACGCGTACACGATGCGCATCGAGGAGGCGGTGAAGCTCGCCAAGGCGATGGAGAGCGACAACCTCACCGAGCTGCACATCGTCAACGGCCTGCACCCCAACCTGCCGTGGCGCTACTACCCGCGCTCGCTGCGGGAGCTGAAGGCGGCCCTCCCGGACGTCTCCCTGAAGGCGTTCACGGCGACGGAGATCCACCACTTCGAGACGATCAGCGGCCTGTCGGCGTCCGAGATCCTCGACGAGCTCATCGACGCGGGCCTGGAGTCGCTGACCGGCGGCGGCGCCGAGATCTTCGACTGGGAGGTCCGCCGGCACATCGTGGACCACCGCACCCACTGGGAGGACTGGTCGCGGATCCACCGCCTGGCGCACGAGAAGGGTCTCAAGACCCCGTGCACCATGCTGTACGGCCACATCGAGGAGCCGCGCCACCGGGTGGACCACGTCCTGCGCCTGCGCGAGCTCCAGGACGAGACCGGCGGCTTCCAGGTCTTCATCCCGCTGCGCTACCAGCACGACTTCGTGGACATGAAGGACGGCAAGGTCCGCAACCGCCTTCAGGCCCGCACGCAGATGGCCACGGGCGCGGAGGCCCTGAAGACCTTCGCGGTCTCGCGTCTCCTCTTCGACAACGTCCCGCACGTCAAGGTCTTCTGGGTCATGCACGGCGTCCAGACCGCGCAGCTCGCCCTCCAGCACGGCGCGGACGACATGGACGGCTCGGTCGTCGAGTACAAGATCACGCACGACGCCGACAACTACGGCACCCCGAACAAGCTGACCCGCGAGGACCTGCTGGACCTCATCCGTGACGCCGGCTTCCGCCCGGTGGAACGCAACACGCGCTACGAGATCATCCGCGAGTACGACGGCCCCGACCCGGCCCGCCGCGAGGCGCCGCAGCCGATGCGCGTGTGA
- a CDS encoding GNAT family N-acetyltransferase, with the protein MALTFTLDPAVTPALRDGVLDLWTDVSNAGGAVGFVAPVEREVVRPELVKHLAAMAEGRHRLLVGKDAAGEVAATAFFSFNTHRLQTHWVWLYTVMVHPRHQGKGYGRDLLAAAADAARGFEGIDAIRLSCRGGLGLERFYGSCGYKEVGRIPGAIRVAPGDDRDDVVMLLPLARGH; encoded by the coding sequence ATGGCCCTTACTTTCACACTCGATCCCGCCGTCACCCCCGCCCTGCGTGACGGCGTCCTCGACCTCTGGACGGACGTCTCCAACGCGGGCGGGGCCGTCGGTTTCGTGGCGCCGGTGGAGCGGGAGGTGGTCCGGCCGGAGCTGGTCAAACACCTCGCGGCGATGGCCGAGGGCCGGCACCGGCTGCTCGTCGGGAAGGACGCGGCGGGAGAGGTCGCCGCGACGGCCTTCTTCTCCTTCAACACGCACCGGTTGCAGACGCACTGGGTCTGGCTCTACACGGTGATGGTGCACCCCCGCCACCAGGGCAAGGGGTACGGCCGGGACCTGCTCGCGGCCGCCGCCGACGCGGCCAGAGGCTTCGAGGGCATCGACGCGATCCGGCTCTCCTGCCGCGGCGGACTCGGCCTGGAACGCTTCTACGGCTCCTGCGGCTACAAGGAGGTCGGCCGGATCCCCGGCGCCATCCGGGTCGCCCCGGGAGACGACCGCGACGACGTCGTCATGCTGCTGCCGCTGGCCCGAGGCCACTGA
- a CDS encoding DUF4229 domain-containing protein, which yields MLRYTLMRLGVFAGCLVVVWGLVYSGVVPRGLGDSNIMWVVLLSLVISAPISFVVLRKERDRASVTVVERVDRMKANLEANRSQEDATVDETTRTQGRTQTS from the coding sequence ATGCTCCGCTACACACTGATGCGCCTCGGTGTCTTCGCCGGCTGCCTCGTGGTCGTCTGGGGTCTCGTCTACTCGGGCGTCGTCCCGCGCGGCCTCGGCGACTCCAACATCATGTGGGTCGTCCTGCTCTCGCTGGTGATCTCCGCGCCGATCAGCTTCGTGGTGCTGCGCAAGGAGCGCGACCGCGCCTCGGTGACGGTCGTGGAGCGCGTGGACCGCATGAAGGCCAACCTGGAGGCCAACCGGTCCCAGGAGGACGCCACGGTCGACGAGACGACGCGTACCCAGGGCCGGACGCAGACCTCATAG
- a CDS encoding TetR/AcrR family transcriptional regulator, giving the protein MGAVKTKRMPRAVREQQMLDAAVETFGRRGYMAASMDEIAELAGVSKPLVYLYLNSKEDLFTACIRREAKALVEAVRTGVRTDLPADRQLWDGLRAFFAHTAQHPHAWSVLHLQARTHGEPFAGEVAAMREEIVAFVTQLILVAAREAHRDPDLPEREVAGLAEALVGAAESLAAWANTTDGTTARQAAATLMNFAWAGLGNLMEGRSWTPPPVADV; this is encoded by the coding sequence ATGGGTGCCGTGAAGACCAAGCGGATGCCGCGCGCGGTCCGTGAGCAGCAGATGCTGGACGCCGCCGTGGAGACCTTCGGCCGCCGCGGGTACATGGCCGCGTCGATGGACGAGATAGCCGAACTCGCGGGCGTGTCCAAGCCGTTGGTGTACCTGTACCTGAACTCCAAGGAAGACCTCTTCACCGCCTGTATCCGGCGCGAGGCCAAGGCGCTCGTCGAGGCGGTCCGCACCGGCGTCCGCACCGACCTGCCCGCCGACCGCCAACTCTGGGACGGACTACGGGCGTTCTTCGCGCACACCGCACAGCACCCGCACGCCTGGTCCGTCCTGCACCTCCAGGCCCGCACGCACGGCGAGCCGTTCGCCGGTGAGGTCGCGGCGATGCGCGAGGAGATCGTCGCGTTCGTCACCCAGCTGATCCTGGTCGCGGCCCGGGAGGCCCACCGGGACCCCGACCTGCCCGAACGCGAGGTCGCCGGACTCGCCGAGGCCCTCGTCGGCGCCGCCGAGTCCCTCGCCGCCTGGGCCAACACCACCGACGGCACCACGGCCCGCCAGGCGGCGGCGACTCTGATGAACTTCGCCTGGGCCGGCCTCGGCAACCTCATGGAGGGCCGCTCCTGGACTCCGCCGCCCGTGGCCGACGTATGA
- a CDS encoding MaoC family dehydratase codes for MKRVPALGPLLARGALLSLCKRPRPGAAFSGDRLVVPGLRIDLTRLSCYERVCGFPTGDDALPLTYPHVLGFPLAMSIMSGRDFPLPLLGLVHTSIEITRLRAPAATGTYELGVYVDHLAPHRRGTQACVVTELREGGELVWESTSTYLARHRTQPSPAPKDPEPAPLPVLDTWHLAADVGRRYGAVSGDRNPIHLHPLTARPFGFPRAIAHGMWTVARCLAAQGTPPAVHIRAEFRAPVLLPGTVLFATDGKRFELRGADEPGRLHVTGRVDPLAH; via the coding sequence GTGAAGAGGGTCCCGGCGCTCGGGCCCCTGCTCGCCCGGGGGGCGCTGCTGTCCCTCTGCAAGCGGCCCCGCCCGGGAGCGGCGTTCTCCGGCGACCGGCTCGTCGTGCCCGGCCTGCGGATCGACCTCACCCGGCTGTCCTGCTACGAGCGGGTCTGCGGCTTCCCCACCGGCGACGACGCCCTGCCGCTCACCTACCCGCACGTGCTGGGCTTCCCGCTCGCGATGAGCATCATGAGCGGCCGCGACTTCCCACTGCCGCTGCTCGGTCTCGTCCACACGTCGATCGAGATCACCCGCCTCCGGGCTCCCGCGGCCACCGGGACGTACGAACTCGGCGTGTACGTCGACCACTTGGCACCGCATCGGCGCGGCACGCAGGCGTGCGTCGTCACGGAGCTCAGGGAGGGCGGGGAACTGGTCTGGGAGTCGACCAGCACCTACCTGGCCCGGCACCGCACACAGCCGTCCCCCGCCCCCAAGGACCCGGAACCGGCCCCCCTCCCGGTCCTGGACACCTGGCACCTCGCCGCCGACGTCGGCCGCCGCTACGGCGCCGTCTCCGGCGACCGCAATCCCATCCACCTCCACCCCCTCACCGCCCGCCCGTTCGGCTTCCCCCGCGCCATCGCCCACGGCATGTGGACGGTCGCCCGCTGCCTGGCCGCCCAAGGCACCCCACCGGCCGTACACATCCGCGCGGAGTTCCGGGCCCCGGTGCTCCTGCCGGGAACGGTGCTGTTCGCGACGGACGGCAAACGCTTCGAACTGCGCGGCGCGGACGAACCGGGACGGCTGCACGTGACCGGCCGAGTGGACCCACTCGCCCACTGA
- a CDS encoding 3-oxoacyl-ACP reductase: MADRYLSFTATAPGRLLTRRLGLPQPAPLRRWSAERPSLDGDLLHLTAGTSTVPGLGPVLARAGLPLGPSAPACAPAAVVLDATGVRDVDSLAEVHAALHPVVRSVAASGRVVVLGAPLDAEDHHQAAVQQALEGFVRSLGKEIGRGRTVNLVRLTDAAAAESTLRFLLSPKSAYVSGQVIATGADGSEGPGDWSQPLAGRTALVTGGARGIGEAVAETLARDGAHVVVLDVPQAEADARRVAERLGGTALALDITAADAGERIAAELPDGLDVLIHNAGITRDRRLVNMPAERWGSVLDVNLASVLRTTDALLAKGALRPGGRIVATASIAGLAGNAGQTNYGASKAGVAGLVRSLAPRALAGHGVTVNAVAPGFIETKMTAAVPLFIREAGRRMNSLAQGGLPVDVAETTAWLAHPASGAVNGQVVRVCGQSLLGA; encoded by the coding sequence ATGGCCGACCGCTATCTGAGCTTCACCGCCACCGCACCCGGCCGCCTCCTCACCCGACGGCTCGGGCTCCCGCAACCGGCGCCACTCAGACGCTGGTCGGCCGAACGTCCGTCCCTGGACGGCGACTTGCTCCATCTCACGGCGGGCACCTCCACGGTCCCCGGCCTCGGGCCGGTCCTGGCCCGTGCGGGGCTCCCCCTCGGCCCCTCCGCCCCCGCCTGCGCCCCCGCCGCCGTCGTCCTCGACGCGACCGGTGTCCGTGACGTCGACTCGCTCGCCGAGGTGCACGCGGCCCTGCACCCGGTGGTGCGGTCGGTCGCGGCGAGCGGGCGGGTGGTGGTGCTCGGCGCGCCACTCGACGCCGAGGACCACCACCAGGCGGCCGTGCAGCAGGCCCTGGAGGGGTTCGTGCGGTCCCTCGGCAAGGAGATCGGGCGGGGCAGGACCGTGAACCTGGTCCGGCTGACCGACGCGGCCGCCGCCGAGTCCACACTGCGCTTCCTCCTGTCCCCCAAGTCGGCCTACGTCAGCGGCCAGGTGATCGCGACAGGGGCCGACGGGTCCGAGGGCCCCGGCGACTGGTCGCAGCCCCTCGCCGGCCGCACCGCGCTCGTCACCGGCGGAGCGCGTGGGATCGGCGAGGCGGTCGCGGAGACGCTGGCGAGAGACGGCGCCCATGTCGTCGTCCTGGACGTACCGCAGGCCGAGGCGGACGCCCGTCGGGTCGCCGAGCGGCTGGGCGGCACCGCCCTCGCGCTCGACATCACGGCCGCCGACGCGGGTGAACGGATCGCCGCCGAACTCCCCGACGGGCTGGACGTGTTGATCCACAACGCGGGGATCACCCGGGACCGGCGGCTGGTCAACATGCCGGCCGAGAGGTGGGGTTCCGTCCTGGACGTCAATCTGGCGAGCGTGCTGCGCACGACGGACGCGCTGCTCGCGAAGGGCGCCCTGCGGCCGGGCGGGCGGATCGTGGCGACCGCCTCCATCGCCGGGCTCGCGGGCAACGCAGGGCAGACGAACTACGGCGCGAGCAAGGCGGGCGTCGCCGGTCTGGTCCGGTCCCTCGCTCCGCGCGCGCTCGCCGGGCACGGGGTCACGGTGAACGCGGTGGCGCCGGGCTTCATCGAGACGAAGATGACGGCCGCGGTGCCGCTGTTCATCCGCGAGGCGGGCCGGCGGATGAACTCCCTCGCGCAGGGCGGGCTGCCCGTCGACGTCGCCGAGACGACGGCGTGGCTCGCGCATCCCGCCTCCGGCGCGGTGAACGGGCAGGTCGTGCGGGTGTGCGGCCAGAGCCTGCTGGGGGCGTAG